From a region of the Leptidea sinapis chromosome 6, ilLepSina1.1, whole genome shotgun sequence genome:
- the LOC126965064 gene encoding acyl-coenzyme A diphosphatase FITM2, producing MNSRGSFKNSRMNFKFQNESNTEYKGTKPIREQSSITEVLILMIVHVCKKVLFFDTNLKIALYLGTLFLLSLIADVLSFPKTYFSRSDNVFNQYFVKIGWFWTLLLSVPFVSLTSYVINCGKRNTIITAHLSRLIIATISWYTWTTIFNVIEIKYGRCNSNKFDNKVTCLKNGHFWNGFDISGHCFILIYSSLVLIEEAKAINGWEKIKDYIRDEAYSRSQNDKSPSMNPLKNIKPVEMDILRTSYEKFTPYIRALIIAIACLQVLWDVMLVSTILYYHIMVEKFISGVIAILTWFVTYRVWYTIPGILPNMPGQGLFKYNNGKVVQINTSRRKASLTNTKHFMGMPINTAQENIETSEDGR from the coding sequence ATGAACTCGAGAGGCTCATTTAAGAACTCACGAATGAATTTTAAGTTTCAAAATGAATCAAACACTGAATATAAAGGTACAAAACCGATACGAGAACAATCGTCTATAACCGAAGTTCTAATTTTAATGATCGTGCACGTTTGTAAAAAGGTGTTGTTCTTtgacacaaatttaaaaatagcttTATATCTAGGAACTCTCTTTTTGCTATCACTTATTGCAGACGTTCTTAGTTTTCCTAAAACATATTTCTCTAGAAGTGATAATgtatttaaccaatattttgttaaaataggATGGTTTTGGACATTACTTTTGTCTGTACCCTTTGTTTCGTTAACATCCTATGTTATAAATTGTGGAAAGAGGAATACTATTATCACAGCACACTTATCAAGATTGATAATTGCAACTATTTCATGGTACACCTGgacaacaatatttaatgttattgaaataaaatatggtcGATGCAACTCtaataaatttgataataaaGTAACATGCTTAAAGAATGGCCATTTTTGGAATGGATTTGATATATCTGggcattgttttatattaatttattccagTTTAGTATTAATAGAAGAGGCTAAAGCTATAAATGGTTGGGAAAAAATAAAAGACTACATACGTGATGAAGCCTATTCAAGAAGTCAAAATGATAAATCACCTAGTATGAACCCATTGAAAAACATTAAACCTGTGGAAATGGATATTCTACGAACCTCATATGAAAAGTTTACTCCATACATAAGAGCTCTTATAATTGCAATTGCGTGTCTTCAAGTTTTATGGGATGTGATGCTTGTGTCGACAATACTATACTATCATATAATGGTTGAAAAATTCATTAGTGGTGTAATTGCAATACTAACATGGTTTGTTACATATAGAGTTTGGTATACAATACCAGGTATTCTCCCTAATATGCCTGGCCAAGGTCTATTTAAGTACAATAATGGGAAAGTGGTACAAATTAATACAAGTAGAAGAAAAGCAAGTTTGACAAACACTAAGCACTTCATGGGAATGCCAATTAACACAGCTCAAGAGAATATTGAAACAAGTGAAGATGGAAGATAG